Part of the Spinacia oleracea cultivar Varoflay chromosome 5, BTI_SOV_V1, whole genome shotgun sequence genome, tttcacaatttctccactaggaagggaaacactcatagcatgaaagtcacaacatggtttcaaatttaaatactttgcaaacaatggagaaataaaggaatgtgaagctccagaatcaaaaagaacatgagctggtaaagaatggatagagaaggtaccggtgataacattatcattctcatctgcctcatcctttctcatcacaaaaactcttccagctGGCGGTGGTCGGGGTGGGTTGCGGTTTGAACCTCCTGTGTTGATGTTGATCCGACTACGATCGTTGTTAGTTAAAACTGGTCCTCTCGTGGTTGGGGTTACCTGCTTCGGACAATCTCTGATGTAATGATCATGGCTCCCACATCGAAaacaagtgttcgatcctacacgGCATTCACTCTCGATGTGGCCTCTTCTCCCGAATTTGGCACATTCTTGCGCCCTATTATTCTGGTTTCCACGATAACCTTGTCCTTTGTTTCCAACATCGTTCCTCCTTTGGTTTCCCTGATAgccttggttaggcttctttgctcctccttgacTCTGGTTTTCATTTCTtcttttatacccaacattcttcgcttctcgaagcAGTACCACTCTCTCTACAttagctgcaatatcaaccatatcctggtatgaagtaaacctcttagtggacaacctatcctggtacttaaggtgcaaACTTTGctcgaaacggttcatcctggactgctctgtcgacaccaagtctggtgcaaaccttgacaactccataaacttatttgcatattccaacacgctcattgttccttgttgcaagtgtagaaattcatcttctttttgtttcctcaaggatggtggataaaacttgtctctcattaacttttGTAGCTCATTCCAACCAAATCCAGAcccattctttcgttccttgttaactttccaccataatcctgcttgacccgtcaagtagaacactgcgaaatcaactctccatttctcagggcattgcagggtttcaaacaactgatcaatgcgacctatccaatcctcgaactcaactggatcgggcttgccatcataggacggtgggttgagtgacgaaaagttcttgaacatcgttgcgctctcgttcccactaacatctttcttttttccgagaatcatggactaattcggccaacattgcactcacattttccaatcgttccatcctttcctcatggccattaacatggacatactcctcgtgagtaatgtcgttatcatcgtgaacatgatgctcgttgcgagctccgttggtaacatcgttgatagcatcaatggtcgacattctgcattacatatcttatcagattgaagcaaaataataatataaaataaaccctttgatcccgttcctacactcacactcatattcattttaacttagcaagattttagaacattctttttaactcattccttaaaattctttacttaaagcctaatgaattctattcgtgcgaaaacccgtaaggtttagcacttatggtccagaacctttgctctgataccaaactgtaacgccccgacctctaattcaataattaacacataattagcagcggaattatcctaattggtcgggacattacctgccgtaacttccttttcggaaattacaaggcaaacatcaatcataagcctttaaatactccaaattatatataataatcctttatattaccaaaatgaaagtacataacttactaaaagtctttaattaaaacttattaaactattagaaccgtaaacataaactaggtggataatattaaagtgaaactcctcgccactactcgtgtccatctttccccgcagtacctaaaacggaa contains:
- the LOC110781162 gene encoding uncharacterized protein translates to MVDIAANVERVVLLREAKNVGYKRRNENQSQGGAKKPNQGYQGNQRRNDVGNKGQGYRGNQNNRAQECAKFGRRGHIESECRVGSNTCFRCGSHDHYIRDCPKQE